The DNA sequence CATCAGTTCAGCCCCAGAGGGGTACTGACCCCGCTGTTCAGGGGTTGGGAAATTTTCAAGGGGTGTTACTCAGGTACTAACCCCACGAGAGATAACAGCCCGCTACCATAAAATTCCAGTTGTTTTCTATGCCAGTGCAATTGCTTATTTTAGGGATTTTCTAGAATAGGTTGGGAAAACAGGAAGGAACCTGagggattaagaaaaaaaaggctgaaagttaGAGATCTAGGAAAAGTTTGGCTGAGTTTGGGACGCGGGTAGGAAAGGTGCCAGATAAGAGTTAAGTGAAGGATAGGGTGCTGGTCGGAGGATGGCTGACGTCCTTCCAGCCCCACTTACTCACGGTGGCAGCGGCGACACTCCAGCAAGGATCGAAAACCAGAAGGGCAGGGGCTGCCCCACTTGGGATGAGGGGGAGACCGGGGGGCCGAGGGGGCCGGAGGCCGGGACGAGTGCAATATTGGTGGGGGAAAGAACAACACTGCACCGCGTCCCGTCCCTCCCGCCCGCCCGGAGCCCGGGATCCCGCTCCCCACTACCTGAAGCCGGCGGGGCCCAAGGACCGGGGATGCGTTGGAGAGTTAGGCTCATCTTAGAGGCCGGCCAGATATCTGGTGTCCAGAAGGATGAAGGGGATAGttaaggggggaagggggagaccGTGGTGCCCCGGAAGGCCGTTTTCCGACGCCAGGGCCTTGCGCGCGCTTGCTCTTTAAATACTGAGACTGAACGGCGCGGAGTCGTCGCTATGGTGACGCGTGTCCCAGCAACCGAATTGAATGGCTGTTGCCTGGCAACTCATGAGTTGAGCTTTGGAGCCGCCCACCTAGATACACGTACTTTCTGTAGTGTGGGGAACCTCCCGGCCTCCAGCCCGCCAGCCCCGGCGCGCTGACGTATGTCGCCCCCACTCCGCCCCGAGCCCGCCTCCCGGACCCGCCGCAGCACAAAGCCGCGCCTGCGAGGCCGAGCCGCGCGGGGCGGGAGCAGTTGCACCGAGGTCCTTTCTAAAGTATTAGTTTCCAATCTCTGTTCGTTGGGgctaagaatttcttttcttgtacagTTGTAACAGCTTCTGTTGGCCTACACCGCAATCCCGGACCGCCGGATCTGGCCTGATACCCTCAGCCACGTGCTCCCTACCTGCCCCCAAATATTTCTGCTCCCTAAAATACCTCTCGGTTCTCCCAAATTATTCACCCCTACATATGGTTTTGCCCTCCACCACGTGCCTATCCGCCCCAAATACCACTTTTCTCAAAAGACAGTTTTGTGCCCCGAAATTCCATTCTGTCACCCCATTTACTTCCTAGATACCCAGCTGCCCTCACATAATCTGCCCATCCCCCCTCCTACATTCCGATGTCCTCTCCCACATGCCTCGATGCCCCTTCCACATTCCTCAGGACCCCACCCACTTAGTATCATTTCCTCCAGATTCCACCCTCTTGCACCTTCGTCCCCCACCTACTGCTCCCAGCCCCTCCATTGTATTGTGCATTCCTCCCTTTCTGTCCAGGGCATTCTTCTCGCCAGGGTCCAAAGATCCTCCCCAGGATCCTGGCCCCTACTTGGGCTGAACCGCCCACCCTCTTCACACAGTCTTGAGCTCCTTGGTCTTTGCGGGTCGGACCCGCGAGGCTCCCGGTGACCACTAGAGGGCAGCAGCTCCGGGTCAGCGGTGCCGGGAAGCTGCCACTCAAAGGTGGGGGGTTAGGAAGAACCTTAGGGTTCTGTGGAGCCTCGCTTTCGTCCTTCTTTAAGTGGAAATTTCCCCCACCACCCCCCTCTTCTCTATAGAAAGCCAAAGAGGTTGCCCATGCTGCTGGAAAGTCCGGCCGGGGCAGAGACATGGGTTTCAGGGTAGAACTGCGTGTGGAACGGGACAGGGAGCGGTTAGAAGGGTGGGGCTATTCCGGGAAGTGGTGGGGGAGGGAGTCCAAAACTAGTGCCTAGTCCACTCATTATCAAACCCTCCTATTTCTTCTCAGCCCGCAGAGTGGGGCTTCAAAGAATCTAGGGAGAATAGGgaagtggagtgtgtgtgtgagtgtagggGAGTCTAGAGGTGGGTTTCCTGGCTTTGCTTCCAGAGCCTAGATCAATCCACCCTCTGCTCTCCACCCCACCTTAGCTGTTACCCTGGGTCTAAACCTAGAGAGGCCCCAGGGGGTGCCCCAGGTCCcagattcccctcccccccacctcgTGGAGTCAGAGTGGTTGGTGAAAAGGGGAGACCAGTGGAGAACAAACAGGTTGTCATAAGGTTGAGTGATTGGAGCCCATGTACCCTACCCAGAAATGgttggggagaaggaggaggaaaaggtagGAGGTactgaagagggagggggcggagtttTGTCACCTGTCACCTGCTCCGGCTGTGCCTAGGGCGGGAGGGGGGGGACCGGTATAAAGCAGCAGACGCCAGTGCCGCTCCACCTCACTCACGGCGCCTGCTTGAGTCtgctctgccccctccccaccagtTCACCACCACCATGACACGGGGCTTCCAGGTCCCTTTCTTCCTGCTGCTGCTACTAATGCTTACAACAGGTGAGGGGCACAAGGCGGGGAGGGGGCTCTCTCTGCTCACATGGTCTTCCTGGCCTTTCTGTGGGTTTTGCTTCCTGGCAGATGGCATCAGGAGAGTCAGAAATTGCAGACAGGGATGGTCCGGTCTATGCCAGAATGAAGTGGAGAGGCTAAGGACAGGCTGAGAAGAGGTGGCCTCCAGGGGAATGGGTGCCATGGTAGGCAAATAACTTAAAGAGAAATCTAGGGGGAAGGGAGTAGGAGAGGTAAGTCTTAGTAGTGAGACTGGACCAAGGGGCCTAATGCAGGAAGAGGGGTGGTCACCAGCACCAGCAGGGAGGGCAGACCCAGGGGCTGCCGGTTGCCGCCCAATCCCCACTCCTTCTGGTGTTATGCCTTTGCTCTGATTTGCCCTCCAACCCAATAGTTCTTACAACTTCTGGCCCCAGCTagagcagaaaaagtctttggctATCCGAAGCAATCCAGTTTCCAACCCCATTGAGAGAAGTGCTGTGAGCGTGACCAGGGGCTTGCTTTGCACCCTCAGCCATGGTTCAGGCTCTGCTACCATTCCAGGTCAGAAGAAAGGTGTCACCTTATCTCAGTTCACCACCACTTCCCCAACATTGACTGACACTATGGTCCATAAAGGCACTTTGACTCCAACCACCAGCTCTGCATCAGGCTCGACCACCACTCCAGCCCATGATAGCACTCCAGCCCCTACCACCAGGGATGCAGCCTCAGGCTCAGCCACCACTACAGTCCACAATGGCACCTTCACCCCAACCACCAGGGATGCAGCATCAGGTTCAGCCACCACTACAATCCACAATGGCACCTTCACCCCAACCACCAGGGATGCAGCATCAGGTTCAGCCACCACTTCAGTCCACAATGGCAACCTCACCCCTACAACCAGGGATGCTGCATCAGGCTCAGCCACCATTGCAGTCCACGATGGCACCCTCACCCCAACCACCAGGGATGCAGCATCAGGCTCAGCCACCACTGCAGTCCACGATGGCACCCTCACCCCAACCACCAGGGATGCAGCATCAGGCTCAGCCACCACTGCAGTCCACGATGGCACCCTCACCCCTACCACCAGGGATGCTACATCAGGCTCAGCCACCACTGAAGTCCACGATGGCACCCTCACCCCTACCACCAGGGATGCAGCATCAGGCTCAGCCATCACTGCAGTCCACGATGGCACCCTGACCCCTACCACCAGGGATGCTGCATCAGGCTCAGCCACCACTGCAGTCCACGATGGCTCCCTGACCTCAACCACCAGGGATGCAGCATCAGGCTCAGCCACCACTGCAGTCCACGATGGCACCCTGACCCCTACCACCAGGGATGCTGCATCAGGCTCAGCCACCACTGCAGTCCACGATGGCACCCTGACCCCTACCACCAGGGATGCTGCATCAGGTTCAGCCACCACTGCAGTCCACGATGGCACCCTCACCCCAACCACCAGGGATGCTGCATCAGGCTCAGCCACCACTGCAGTCCACGATGGCACCCTCACCCCAACCACCAGGGATGCAGCATCAGGCTCAGCCACCACTGCAGTCCACGATGGCACCCTGACCCCTACCACCAGGGATGCTGCATCAGGCTCAGCCACCACTGCAGTCCACGATGGCTCCCTGACCCCTACCACCAGGGATGCTACATCAGGCTCAGCCACCACTGCAGTCCACAATGGCACCTTCACCCCTACCACCAGGGATGCAGCATCAGGCTCAGCCACCACTGCAGTCCACGATGTCACCTCTGCTATGGTTACTACAACCTTGGTTGGCAAGAGTACTCAACCCTTAGTTCCTAGCCAGCAGTCTGATAGTCCCACCACCCTTGCCAGCCCCAGCAGCAACACTGTTGCCAATGGCACTAACCACAGCACAGGAACTCCCCTCATCTCCTCCAGTCATAGTTCCCAGTTATCTGTTGGggtctccttcttcttcctgtctttttacATTTTGAACCGCCAGTATAATTCTTCCCTGGAAAATCCCAACACCGACTACTACCAAGAACTGAAAGAGAACATTTCCGGATTGGTGGGTATCTGCCTTTCCTCTGCCATGCTCCCTTAGCCTTCATAACTGCTTGACTCATTTGCATCAAGCCTgaatccttcctttccctctcaccCCAGTTTTTGCAGATTTTTAACCAAGATTTTCTGGGCCTCTCTAATATCAAGTTCAGGTACAGTTTGGTAGGATTCTTTGTATGTGCGGGTGTGGGGTGAGTTGTCATGACTGTGGGGAAGGACTGGTTCATTTGTGGTTGGGGGGAAACGCTAAGTCAAAGCTAGGACCTATGGCTGAGTTGCCCATTTCCTGTGACCAGGCCAGGATCTGTGGTGGTGGAATCTACTATGATCTTCCGGGAGGGAACCATCAGTGCCTCCCAGGTGGAGTTACAGCTTAttcagcatgagaaggaaaacaaCTATGATCTGGTCATCTCAAAAGTCAGTGGTGAGGCACCATTCCCAACTGCAACccagcaccacacccagcccctctCCCTCCAGCACTGGGTTTCTACTCTTCCCTTTGGTGCTAGCAGGGAGAGGACCTCCTCCTTTGAGAGACTTCACTAATCACTGctttttattttagctcatgagGTGCCATTTCCCTCCTCTGCTCAGTCTGGGTCTGGGGTACCAGGCTGGGGCATTGCCCTGCTGGTGCTAGTCTGTGTTCTGGTCACACTGGCCATCGTATATTTCATTGCTCTGGTAAGTACTCAGTCTTGGGCCTTCACCAGAGTGTTCCTGGTAGAAGGAACCCCATGGTCTACCATAAACTCCTTCCTCCCCAGGCTGTGTGTCAGTGCCGCCGAAAGAACTACGGGCAGCTGGACATCTTTCCCACCCGGGATGCCTATCATCCTATGAGTGAATACCCTACCTACCACACCCATGGGCGTTATGTACCCCCGGGCAGTACCAAACGTAGCCCCTATGAGGAGGTGAGGCTGGGCCCCGGAGGGGGCAGGGGTCCTGGTTGGGTACTTAGAAATCCAAAGAGCTTGGAAGAGGTGAGCATTTGAGTGGTTGAGAGCCTGGCAAGGATGGGGGTGGAGGTCAGAGGAGTTCTGAGGGACAGGGTTTGGGGAGTAGACCACAGAAGAAAGGGGGTGCTTAAGAGGGAGTGTCCTCATTACCAGCATTCCCAAAAGAGCATGGGCTGTCCACATTTACTGCTGGCTGAACTGGCACCAGGGCAGTGCTCATTAAGATGCCCAGAGGTGAAATGGGTGTGGCACTGTGCCCAGGGGAGCCCTTCCTGCAAGAGTCACAAGAAGTGAGCACCTGTGTCCCACTCACCATCTAAGAGTGGGGGAGTAGCTAGGGAAGACTACAGGAGGGGGGCTCTGGTGAAGAGGAAGAAGTCTCACCAAGTGAGGTGAGCTGGGGTTGAAGGAGTTCTTGGGAGCCTCAGGGAAGCAAGgacccctccctttttcttctcttggccTTTTTCAACAGAACCTAGTAAATAATTACTGTGGCCACTTGGGACTGGAAAGCCACTGGTGAGGGAGGAGACAAGAGTTTCCTTTTCTTGCCCCCATTTTCCTCCTCCTGGGGATCTGTCCCTCTCCTAGTTTTACAAGCAGACACGacacgtacacacacactcacgcaagcacacacgcatacacatatACCTTGGGTTGGAGGGGCAAAGAATGGAGGTAGAAAGGGGCAGGAGGGCACATAAGGGGACTGAGTAAAGctatggggaaggagggagggaaggggggaggaatggC is a window from the Castor canadensis chromosome 11, mCasCan1.hap1v2, whole genome shotgun sequence genome containing:
- the Muc1 gene encoding mucin-1 isoform X2, giving the protein MVHKGTLTPTTSSASGSTTTPAHDSTPAPTTRDAASGSATTTVHNGTFTPTTRDAASGSATTTIHNGTFTPTTRDAASGSATTSVHNGNLTPTTRDAASGSATIAVHDGTLTPTTRDAASGSATTAVHDGTLTPTTRDAASGSATTAVHDGTLTPTTRDATSGSATTEVHDGTLTPTTRDAASGSAITAVHDGTLTPTTRDAASGSATTAVHDGSLTSTTRDAASGSATTAVHDGTLTPTTRDAASGSATTAVHDGTLTPTTRDAASGSATTAVHDGTLTPTTRDAASGSATTAVHDGTLTPTTRDAASGSATTAVHDGTLTPTTRDAASGSATTAVHDGSLTPTTRDATSGSATTAVHNGTFTPTTRDAASGSATTAVHDVTSAMVTTTLVGKSTQPLVPSQQSDSPTTLASPSSNTVANGTNHSTGTPLISSSHSSQLSVGVSFFFLSFYILNRQYNSSLENPNTDYYQELKENISGLFLQIFNQDFLGLSNIKFRPGSVVVESTMIFREGTISASQVELQLIQHEKENNYDLVISKVSAHEVPFPSSAQSGSGVPGWGIALLVLVCVLVTLAIVYFIALAVCQCRRKNYGQLDIFPTRDAYHPMSEYPTYHTHGRYVPPGSTKRSPYEEISSGNGGSGLSYTNPAAAVTSANL
- the Muc1 gene encoding mucin-1 isoform X1; amino-acid sequence: MTRGFQVPFFLLLLLMLTTGQKKGVTLSQFTTTSPTLTDTMVHKGTLTPTTSSASGSTTTPAHDSTPAPTTRDAASGSATTTVHNGTFTPTTRDAASGSATTTIHNGTFTPTTRDAASGSATTSVHNGNLTPTTRDAASGSATIAVHDGTLTPTTRDAASGSATTAVHDGTLTPTTRDAASGSATTAVHDGTLTPTTRDATSGSATTEVHDGTLTPTTRDAASGSAITAVHDGTLTPTTRDAASGSATTAVHDGSLTSTTRDAASGSATTAVHDGTLTPTTRDAASGSATTAVHDGTLTPTTRDAASGSATTAVHDGTLTPTTRDAASGSATTAVHDGTLTPTTRDAASGSATTAVHDGTLTPTTRDAASGSATTAVHDGSLTPTTRDATSGSATTAVHNGTFTPTTRDAASGSATTAVHDVTSAMVTTTLVGKSTQPLVPSQQSDSPTTLASPSSNTVANGTNHSTGTPLISSSHSSQLSVGVSFFFLSFYILNRQYNSSLENPNTDYYQELKENISGLFLQIFNQDFLGLSNIKFRPGSVVVESTMIFREGTISASQVELQLIQHEKENNYDLVISKVSAHEVPFPSSAQSGSGVPGWGIALLVLVCVLVTLAIVYFIALAVCQCRRKNYGQLDIFPTRDAYHPMSEYPTYHTHGRYVPPGSTKRSPYEEISSGNGGSGLSYTNPAAAVTSANL